In Symmachiella dynata, the following are encoded in one genomic region:
- a CDS encoding NAD(P) transhydrogenase subunit alpha, which yields MEILVIGLTIFALASFVGFEVITKIPATLHTPLMSGSNAISGIILTGAVIAAGSEKSTTATVLGFIAVILATVNVVGGFFVTHRMLAMFRKKD from the coding sequence ATGGAAATACTGGTCATCGGCCTGACGATTTTCGCGTTAGCGTCGTTTGTTGGATTTGAGGTCATCACCAAAATCCCCGCGACATTGCACACCCCGTTGATGTCTGGTTCGAATGCGATTTCGGGAATCATTCTCACCGGAGCGGTGATTGCTGCCGGATCCGAAAAATCGACGACCGCTACGGTGCTCGGATTCATAGCCGTCATCCTGGCCACCGTGAATGTTGTGGGTGGTTTTTTTGTAACGCACCGTATGCTGGCCATGTTCCGGAAAAAGGATTGA
- a CDS encoding Re/Si-specific NAD(P)(+) transhydrogenase subunit alpha codes for MLAQGSGLTVGAVRESFPGEQRVAIVPAAVKTFAKSGLQTVVEAGAGQAAGYPDEQYAAQDASVEQDRAAVFAAADVLLQVRGGGGNPQFLDADLELLRPGQVLIGAYDPLSDPKSIARLAERGVSCFALEFLPRITRAQSMDILSSMATIAGYKAGLLAAAALPRMFPMMMTAAGTITPARVLVIGAGVAGLQAIATTRRLGAVVSGYDLRPAVREEVESLGAQFVELPLESGEAAESGGYAREKDEEFYRKQQELMHRVVAESDVVISTAVVPGAKAPVLITPEMVEAMAAGSVIVDLAAERGGNCALTKPGETTTHGGVTIIGETNLPSLIPYHASQMFANNVASFLQALLNEEGQLEINLEDEVIRETLVCRDGQVIHPRMRERLGLAPLESK; via the coding sequence ATGTTAGCACAAGGTTCAGGTCTAACCGTTGGAGCTGTGCGAGAAAGTTTCCCTGGTGAACAGCGTGTCGCTATTGTGCCTGCGGCGGTCAAGACGTTTGCCAAGTCAGGATTGCAAACCGTTGTCGAAGCGGGTGCCGGTCAGGCGGCCGGATATCCGGATGAGCAATACGCCGCTCAAGATGCATCCGTCGAACAAGATCGCGCCGCCGTGTTTGCCGCGGCTGATGTGCTCCTGCAGGTGCGCGGTGGTGGAGGAAATCCGCAGTTCCTCGATGCAGATTTGGAGCTCCTGCGCCCCGGTCAGGTCCTGATCGGTGCTTACGATCCGCTCTCTGATCCGAAATCGATTGCCCGTTTGGCTGAACGAGGCGTGAGCTGCTTCGCTTTGGAATTCTTGCCGCGCATCACCCGCGCGCAGTCGATGGACATCCTCTCCTCGATGGCGACGATCGCCGGCTACAAAGCTGGGTTGTTGGCTGCGGCGGCGCTGCCCCGGATGTTTCCGATGATGATGACGGCTGCCGGAACGATCACACCGGCGCGCGTGCTGGTCATTGGTGCGGGAGTCGCAGGACTTCAGGCAATCGCCACGACGCGCCGCTTAGGGGCCGTTGTCAGTGGCTACGACCTACGCCCCGCTGTCCGAGAAGAAGTGGAAAGCCTCGGCGCTCAATTCGTCGAATTGCCGTTGGAGTCGGGCGAAGCAGCCGAGTCTGGAGGCTACGCACGCGAGAAAGACGAAGAATTCTATCGTAAACAGCAAGAGCTCATGCACCGCGTCGTTGCGGAAAGTGATGTCGTGATTTCCACGGCAGTGGTTCCCGGCGCCAAAGCTCCGGTACTGATTACTCCCGAAATGGTCGAAGCCATGGCGGCCGGTTCAGTCATCGTGGACCTCGCTGCTGAACGGGGTGGTAACTGCGCTCTGACGAAACCGGGAGAAACAACCACGCATGGAGGAGTCACGATTATTGGCGAAACAAATTTGCCGTCCTTGATTCCGTATCATGCGAGTCAAATGTTTGCCAACAACGTCGCCAGTTTTTTGCAGGCGCTTCTCAATGAGGAGGGCCAATTAGAAATCAATCTCGAAGACGAAGTGATTCGAGAGACACTCGTCTGTCGCGATGGCCAAGTCATCCACCCCCGCATGCGGGAACGACTTGGCCTTGCGCCCCTGGAATCCAAATAG
- the guaA gene encoding glutamine-hydrolyzing GMP synthase, whose translation MREDEDVILVLDFGSQTAQLIARRVREQHVFCQIVRHDLTVDRIRELNPRGLILSGGPASVYGENSPQPDPAIFDLEIPILGICYGMQLACRSQGSEVSPGLHREFGRTACHVVEGGDLFAGVPEESIVWMSHGDQVQDLSDHFTALATTDTCPFAAVKHHTREIYGLQFHPEVTHTEHGGTLLGNFVRTICGCTGGWRMSEFIQREVELLRERVGNNRVICGLSGGVDSSVVAALLYEAIGSQLSCILVDNGLLRAGEAESVVTCFQDHFKTDLHVVRAEELFLKELAGVTDPQRKRKIIGKLFIDVFRKEAESIPDAKFLAQGTLYPDVIESGADPDGPAATIKAHHNVGGLPAELGFELIEPLRDLFKDEVRTMGLELGLPEEMVWRHPFPGPGLAVRCLGEVRKERLETLREADAIVIDELTKAGLYREIRQAFAVLLPVQSVGVMGDDRTYDDVIAVRAVATDDFMTADWFHVPYEVLGRISTRIINNVRGVNRVTYDISSKPPSTIEWE comes from the coding sequence ATGCGCGAGGACGAGGATGTGATTCTGGTCCTGGATTTCGGGTCGCAGACGGCACAATTGATTGCGCGTCGCGTCCGCGAACAACATGTTTTTTGCCAAATCGTGCGGCACGACCTGACGGTCGATCGCATTCGCGAACTCAATCCGCGCGGATTGATCCTTTCGGGCGGTCCAGCGAGCGTCTACGGCGAAAACTCGCCACAACCCGATCCGGCGATTTTTGACCTCGAGATTCCCATCTTGGGCATTTGCTACGGTATGCAACTCGCCTGTCGATCGCAGGGGAGCGAAGTTTCACCCGGCCTGCACCGCGAATTTGGACGTACCGCTTGCCACGTGGTCGAGGGAGGAGATCTATTTGCGGGGGTCCCTGAAGAATCCATTGTCTGGATGAGCCATGGCGATCAAGTCCAGGATCTGAGTGATCACTTCACAGCGCTGGCAACCACCGACACTTGCCCGTTTGCCGCCGTCAAACACCACACTCGCGAAATCTACGGGCTGCAATTCCATCCTGAGGTGACGCATACCGAACATGGCGGCACGCTGTTGGGCAATTTTGTCCGCACGATTTGCGGCTGTACGGGCGGCTGGCGGATGAGTGAGTTCATCCAACGGGAAGTCGAATTACTGCGGGAGCGCGTGGGGAACAACCGTGTCATTTGCGGATTATCGGGCGGCGTCGATTCGTCCGTTGTGGCTGCATTGTTATATGAAGCAATCGGTTCGCAGCTTTCCTGCATTCTGGTCGATAATGGTCTTCTGCGGGCGGGGGAAGCAGAGTCGGTGGTGACCTGTTTTCAAGACCATTTCAAAACCGACTTGCATGTGGTTCGTGCGGAGGAACTGTTTCTCAAGGAATTGGCCGGCGTCACCGATCCGCAACGAAAACGCAAAATCATCGGCAAGTTGTTCATCGACGTGTTTCGCAAAGAAGCGGAAAGCATCCCCGATGCGAAATTCCTCGCCCAAGGGACGTTGTATCCCGATGTGATCGAAAGCGGTGCCGATCCCGACGGTCCGGCAGCCACGATTAAGGCACACCACAATGTCGGTGGCTTACCGGCGGAATTGGGTTTTGAATTGATCGAACCGCTGCGGGATCTGTTCAAAGACGAAGTACGTACGATGGGCTTGGAACTCGGGCTGCCCGAAGAGATGGTCTGGCGGCACCCGTTCCCCGGTCCCGGTTTGGCAGTTCGCTGTTTGGGGGAAGTCCGCAAGGAGCGGTTGGAAACATTGCGCGAAGCCGACGCGATTGTGATCGACGAACTCACCAAAGCGGGTCTCTATCGCGAAATTCGACAAGCCTTTGCCGTGCTGTTGCCGGTACAAAGCGTGGGAGTCATGGGAGACGACCGCACCTACGACGACGTGATCGCCGTCCGGGCGGTCGCCACCGACGACTTCATGACGGCTGACTGGTTCCACGTGCCGTACGAAGTCTTGGGCCGCATCTCAACGCGAATCATCAACAACGTCCGTGGCGTCAATCGCGTGACCTACGATATTAGTTCGAAGCCCCCTAGTACCATCGAGTGGGAATAG
- a CDS encoding efflux RND transporter periplasmic adaptor subunit has product MTVAQPVRKQIVEWDAYMGRLEAVDFVEVRARVSGYLETIHFDEGQVVNEGDLLFVIDPRPYQAELNRALAALRQAESGLQQSRAQLTVAKALKLQADARLQLALARVQRTRQLKSQNAITQADLDQDESAYLEAEADVEGAKAGITSAEAAIATEMATVESVKAEVETAELNLEYTRIRAPVSGRISHENVTEGNLVSGGTATSTLLTTIASVDPIYCTFDANEQEVLKYVRLDQAGTRASSREAKNPVYLGLVDETAFPHLGHMDFVDNRFDTNSATMRARCVFPNDDFVLVPGMFARIRIPGSASYEAVLIPDSAIGTDQASQFVYVVIDGVIERRGVKLGPIVDGLRVVREGLSGGESLVIEGLLQARPEMAVKTKAGEIKVIEDGLPDQYEPLPPEQWISPSPDPLPASEVSRLNRQADQGGNSQ; this is encoded by the coding sequence ATGACTGTCGCTCAGCCCGTACGCAAACAGATAGTCGAGTGGGACGCCTATATGGGACGCCTCGAAGCGGTCGACTTCGTTGAGGTTCGCGCTCGTGTCAGCGGCTATCTGGAGACGATTCACTTTGATGAAGGGCAAGTCGTTAACGAAGGCGATTTGCTGTTTGTCATTGACCCACGTCCTTATCAGGCGGAGTTGAATCGAGCTTTGGCTGCTTTGCGTCAGGCGGAATCGGGATTGCAACAGTCGCGGGCTCAATTGACGGTCGCGAAGGCATTGAAGCTGCAAGCCGACGCGCGGCTGCAACTGGCCCTTGCCCGTGTTCAGCGGACGCGACAATTGAAATCGCAAAATGCGATTACACAAGCTGACCTGGACCAGGATGAGTCGGCGTATCTTGAGGCAGAAGCGGATGTGGAAGGGGCCAAGGCGGGGATTACTTCTGCGGAAGCTGCGATCGCGACCGAAATGGCAACTGTCGAGTCGGTGAAGGCGGAAGTTGAGACAGCGGAATTGAATCTCGAATACACGCGAATTCGCGCACCGGTCAGCGGACGGATCAGCCATGAGAATGTCACAGAAGGTAATCTTGTCAGCGGGGGGACCGCGACGTCGACTTTGTTGACGACCATTGCTTCGGTCGATCCGATCTATTGCACCTTCGATGCCAACGAGCAAGAAGTGTTGAAGTATGTCCGGTTGGATCAGGCGGGGACGCGTGCAAGTTCCCGCGAGGCCAAGAATCCGGTGTATCTGGGGCTGGTCGACGAAACCGCTTTTCCGCATCTCGGGCATATGGACTTTGTTGATAATCGTTTCGATACGAATTCAGCGACCATGCGGGCACGGTGCGTCTTTCCCAATGACGATTTCGTTTTAGTGCCGGGAATGTTCGCGCGGATTCGTATTCCCGGCAGTGCATCGTACGAAGCTGTGCTCATTCCAGATTCGGCGATTGGTACCGATCAGGCCTCGCAATTTGTTTATGTCGTCATCGATGGCGTGATTGAGCGACGGGGGGTCAAGCTGGGCCCGATTGTCGATGGGCTGCGTGTTGTCCGCGAGGGGCTCAGTGGAGGCGAGTCGCTCGTGATCGAAGGTTTGCTGCAAGCTCGGCCGGAAATGGCAGTCAAAACCAAAGCGGGGGAAATCAAGGTTATTGAGGATGGATTGCCGGACCAATATGAGCCGCTTCCCCCGGAGCAGTGGATTTCCCCCTCGCCAGACCCCTTGCCGGCGTCTGAGGTTTCGCGCCTCAATCGGCAAGCGGACCAAGGAGGCAACTCGCAGTGA
- a CDS encoding efflux RND transporter permease subunit, producing the protein MKFPHFFIERPIFATVLSFLILLVGGITYFSLPVSQYPNVVPPTIVVRASFPGATPQVIADTVATPIEQEMNGVDDMLYMESSSSADGTMQLTVTFKLGTDLDDAQVLVQNRVAVAEARLPEAVRQIGVTTRKQIPDMLMVVHLTSPDESRDNLYISNFAFLQIRDALMRLDGVGDIRIAGGNEYAMRVWLDIEKMTHVDLTAGDVVEAIRQQNVQVAAGVLGQPPTSETGAFQLNVTTQGRLKETEEFGQIIVKRGENGRVTRLSDVARIELGAQDYSRLSYLNGKPAVAVLVYQRPGTNAVDTAEEVKQTMANLQKDFPQGIGYEIAYNPTEFVEESINEVFVTLLITTALVVLTVFVFLHHWRPTIIPVVAIPISLIGTFAAMQSLGVTLNTLSLFGLVLAIGIVVDDAIVVVENVERLIGEGLSPREAAHKAMDEVGSALIATTLVLIAVFVPTVFVSSISGQFYQQFALTISISTAISTFVSLTLTPALCALLLKPRNQDQESAAGIDAKPRSGFSRGISRLLSGPSRWFNRGFDFTSNAYAGMVSRLIRVSVFSLLVYALLLGCTWYSFGMVPTGFIPQQDQGYLIVSIRLPDGASLARTDEVTKRVAAIGSQMDGVAHAVGIVGLSGSTFTISPNAAVTFLPLEDAKERAARGRGAETIAADMRMAVSEINEAEVFVIPPPPVRGIGRGGGFKMYVQDQSGAGLDALSQVTDQMVDDANQQPGLVQVFSNFRLSVPQIYADVDRTKAQMLDIPMSNVFEALQVYLGSAYVNDFNLLGRTYRVTAQAEPEFRDEPSDILRLRTRSAQGTSIALGSVVEVKRTVGPDRLVRFNLYPSADINGATLPGFSTGQSLETMERLADQDLPPGFGYAWTELSYQEKQAGNTVLFLFPLAVLFAFLTLAAQYESWLLPLAIILIVPLCLLFAILGIWMRGMDNNILTQIGFIVLVGLACKNAILIVEFAKAEEDAGKDRFQAAIDACRMRLRPILMTAFSFILGVIPLLIATGAGFEMRRVLGTAVFSGMLGVTIFGLFLTPVFYVVLRRFAKSK; encoded by the coding sequence GTGAAATTTCCGCACTTCTTTATTGAACGACCTATTTTCGCCACGGTGCTTTCGTTCTTGATTTTGCTGGTGGGGGGAATCACCTATTTCTCGCTGCCGGTCTCGCAATATCCCAACGTCGTTCCGCCAACAATCGTGGTCCGCGCCAGTTTTCCCGGCGCGACTCCGCAGGTGATTGCCGACACGGTTGCCACACCGATCGAACAGGAAATGAATGGCGTCGACGACATGCTTTATATGGAGTCGTCCTCCAGCGCCGACGGCACCATGCAGTTGACTGTCACGTTTAAACTCGGCACGGATCTGGATGATGCGCAGGTTTTAGTACAGAACCGTGTGGCGGTTGCTGAAGCGCGACTCCCCGAAGCGGTGCGGCAAATTGGTGTGACGACGCGGAAGCAGATTCCCGACATGCTAATGGTGGTGCACCTGACTTCGCCGGATGAGAGCCGCGACAATTTGTACATCAGCAACTTTGCCTTTCTGCAGATTCGTGATGCGTTGATGCGGCTGGACGGGGTGGGTGATATTCGTATCGCCGGCGGTAATGAATATGCGATGCGCGTCTGGTTGGATATCGAGAAGATGACGCATGTCGATCTGACGGCCGGCGATGTTGTGGAGGCGATTCGTCAACAGAATGTGCAGGTGGCAGCCGGGGTCCTCGGACAGCCTCCCACCAGCGAGACCGGTGCATTTCAGTTAAACGTCACGACTCAGGGGCGTCTGAAGGAGACAGAGGAATTTGGCCAGATCATCGTCAAGCGGGGTGAGAATGGTCGTGTGACGCGATTGAGTGATGTCGCTCGTATTGAGCTTGGCGCCCAGGATTATTCTCGGTTGAGTTATCTGAACGGAAAGCCTGCCGTTGCCGTGCTCGTTTACCAGCGTCCCGGCACGAATGCTGTCGATACGGCTGAGGAAGTGAAGCAGACGATGGCCAATCTGCAGAAAGACTTTCCCCAAGGGATTGGCTACGAGATTGCATACAACCCCACGGAGTTTGTGGAAGAGTCCATCAATGAAGTGTTCGTCACATTATTGATCACCACGGCATTGGTGGTGCTGACTGTGTTTGTGTTTTTGCACCACTGGCGGCCGACAATTATTCCCGTCGTCGCCATTCCGATTTCATTGATCGGCACCTTTGCGGCCATGCAGTCGTTGGGGGTGACGCTCAATACTCTTTCGCTGTTTGGTCTGGTGTTGGCAATCGGAATCGTTGTGGATGATGCGATCGTGGTGGTCGAGAACGTTGAGCGGCTGATTGGTGAGGGTCTGTCACCGCGCGAAGCGGCACACAAGGCGATGGACGAAGTCGGTTCGGCACTCATTGCAACCACACTGGTGTTGATTGCCGTGTTTGTTCCAACCGTGTTTGTTTCCAGTATCAGCGGACAGTTTTACCAGCAGTTTGCGCTGACGATTTCGATATCGACGGCGATCTCGACGTTTGTTTCACTGACGTTGACTCCGGCTCTTTGTGCCTTATTGCTGAAACCAAGGAACCAAGATCAGGAGTCCGCGGCTGGTATTGATGCGAAGCCCCGCTCTGGATTCTCGCGGGGAATTTCTCGACTCTTGTCGGGACCGTCACGGTGGTTCAATCGTGGTTTTGATTTCACAAGCAATGCATACGCCGGCATGGTGTCGCGGCTGATCCGTGTTTCCGTATTTTCTTTGCTCGTGTATGCCTTATTGCTGGGATGTACGTGGTATAGCTTCGGGATGGTGCCGACGGGATTCATTCCGCAGCAGGATCAAGGCTATTTGATTGTCAGCATTCGACTTCCCGACGGGGCCTCCTTGGCACGGACAGACGAAGTCACAAAACGCGTGGCGGCAATTGGCAGTCAGATGGATGGGGTGGCCCATGCCGTGGGAATTGTGGGGCTGTCGGGCTCGACGTTTACGATCAGTCCCAACGCGGCGGTGACATTTCTTCCTTTGGAGGATGCCAAAGAGCGCGCCGCACGCGGGCGGGGCGCCGAAACGATTGCTGCCGATATGCGGATGGCCGTGAGTGAGATTAACGAGGCCGAAGTGTTCGTCATACCGCCTCCACCGGTTCGTGGAATCGGCCGTGGCGGTGGTTTTAAAATGTACGTACAGGATCAGAGCGGCGCCGGCCTCGACGCGCTGAGTCAAGTCACTGACCAGATGGTTGATGATGCGAATCAACAGCCGGGACTCGTCCAGGTGTTTTCCAACTTTCGTCTCAGCGTTCCGCAAATTTACGCCGATGTCGATCGGACGAAGGCGCAGATGTTGGACATCCCGATGAGCAATGTCTTCGAAGCTTTGCAGGTTTACCTTGGATCGGCGTACGTCAACGATTTTAATTTGCTGGGGCGGACGTATCGCGTGACCGCGCAAGCGGAGCCGGAATTCCGGGACGAACCGAGTGACATTTTGCGATTGCGCACGCGCAGCGCCCAAGGAACCAGTATCGCGCTCGGCTCGGTTGTGGAGGTCAAACGGACCGTCGGGCCGGACCGTCTGGTTCGTTTCAATTTGTATCCCTCGGCCGACATCAATGGGGCGACACTGCCCGGATTTAGCACCGGACAATCGCTGGAAACCATGGAGCGATTGGCCGATCAGGACCTGCCGCCGGGGTTTGGCTATGCTTGGACTGAACTGTCCTATCAAGAAAAACAGGCCGGCAATACGGTACTGTTTCTCTTCCCGCTGGCGGTGCTGTTCGCATTTCTGACCTTGGCGGCGCAGTACGAAAGTTGGTTGTTGCCACTGGCCATCATTTTGATTGTTCCACTGTGTTTGCTGTTTGCGATTCTCGGTATTTGGATGCGGGGGATGGACAACAACATTTTGACGCAAATCGGTTTTATCGTTCTCGTGGGACTGGCTTGTAAGAACGCGATTTTGATCGTCGAGTTTGCTAAGGCTGAGGAAGATGCCGGTAAAGATCGGTTTCAAGCTGCTATCGATGCCTGTCGGATGCGGTTACGCCCCATTCTGATGACGGCATTTTCATTCATCCTCGGGGTGATTCCCCTGCTGATTGCCACCGGTGCCGGATTTGAAATGCGACGTGTCCTCGGGACAGCCGTGTTCAGCGGCATGTTGGGGGTCACAATCTTCGGGCTGTTTTTGACGCCAGTGTTCTATGTCGTGCTCCGGCGATTCGCTAAGTCTAAGTGA
- a CDS encoding ABC transporter substrate-binding protein, whose product MTESDSARERDVTATGILREFQDDWEAGLRPNLEDYASRAPEDVRQEVLAELINADLRRRRSLGENPSPTDYIQRFPADQPTITAAFSAIDDTIVTEGSKREPDLGSTEVDIAVGEKLGKYEIRSVLGIGGMGVVFGAYDTVIRREVAIKLLSSKHSTNENALSRLLQEAQTAGAMHHPNIVGIYDVLEVEGAYYVVMEKVPGDDLSEVLKKSTRGFLDWKLATRIAMDCCDALTAAHAQGLIHRDIKPQNIMLTVESTVKLLDFGLAKSDQDSEKALTQHGTILGTPDFMSPEQCSAREINSLSDIYSLGATYYDLLTGHAPFTESGTQLQVMFAHCNQPVPSVSEKHPEVPAGCDRIIQRAMAKRPEDRYQSAAEMRKDLAALLSKEEPPPPVAAPAVTAAKHFPWKIAAGGAVVVAALAILFALSGLFNDRSNDGLQTENGNAFAGKANQNVPIFRGVTADTIRLGTTTAFNGPNEELGRNMVIGMKSYFDSVNDAGGVHGRRIELTVLDDRYDPDKALENMKQLFEDRKVFAVIGNVGTPTANVTSVFASKNGHLFFAPLTGASLLREDPPDRYIFNYRASYQDETAALVKYFVESLRIAPEQIAVFAQNDAFGDDGFAGVARAVKPYDIEVDQLLRVGYDRNQFNIDEAVSTIVDDKNDIRAIVMVSTYKVAARFVKRVKAVKPDMVFGAVSFVGSRAFAEEFRENGPADGEGVIVTQVVPPFMSNATGVLEYRRLLQKYNPEYEPGFVSLEGFIAARIFTEGLRLAGPDLNTETLIDALHRINDLDIGIGPMLTFSPSRHQASDRVWGTRLTKEGEFESFDLE is encoded by the coding sequence GTGACAGAATCGGATTCGGCTCGAGAACGAGATGTGACTGCAACAGGAATTCTCCGTGAGTTTCAGGACGATTGGGAAGCCGGCTTGCGGCCCAATCTGGAAGACTATGCGTCGCGTGCGCCTGAGGATGTTCGCCAAGAAGTGCTTGCGGAACTGATTAACGCCGATCTGCGGCGGCGCAGGAGCCTGGGGGAGAATCCTTCGCCCACCGATTACATCCAGCGATTTCCAGCAGATCAACCGACCATCACCGCCGCCTTTAGTGCGATTGACGATACGATCGTCACCGAGGGGTCGAAACGGGAACCCGATTTGGGAAGTACCGAAGTCGATATTGCTGTCGGCGAAAAGTTGGGGAAGTACGAAATTCGCTCGGTCCTGGGGATCGGCGGGATGGGAGTTGTCTTCGGCGCCTACGATACGGTGATTCGTCGCGAGGTGGCCATCAAGCTGTTGAGTTCGAAGCACTCCACCAATGAGAATGCGTTGTCGCGACTGTTGCAAGAAGCGCAGACGGCCGGAGCGATGCATCATCCGAATATTGTCGGCATCTATGACGTATTGGAGGTCGAAGGTGCTTATTACGTCGTCATGGAAAAAGTCCCAGGCGATGATCTCAGCGAGGTGCTCAAAAAGTCGACGCGCGGATTCCTGGACTGGAAATTGGCAACGCGAATCGCCATGGATTGTTGCGATGCCTTAACCGCTGCACATGCCCAAGGCCTGATTCATCGCGACATCAAACCGCAAAATATTATGCTCACCGTCGAGTCGACGGTGAAGTTGTTGGACTTTGGTTTGGCGAAATCCGACCAGGACTCCGAGAAGGCCCTTACGCAGCATGGGACGATACTGGGCACGCCTGATTTTATGAGTCCCGAACAGTGCAGTGCCCGTGAGATCAATTCGCTGTCGGATATTTATTCGCTGGGCGCGACGTATTATGACCTGCTCACCGGGCATGCGCCGTTTACAGAAAGTGGCACGCAATTGCAGGTGATGTTCGCGCATTGCAATCAACCCGTGCCAAGCGTTAGCGAAAAACATCCGGAAGTTCCGGCCGGTTGTGATCGGATCATCCAGCGGGCGATGGCCAAACGGCCAGAGGATCGTTATCAATCGGCGGCGGAGATGCGCAAGGACTTGGCGGCTCTGCTTTCCAAAGAAGAACCGCCCCCGCCCGTTGCGGCTCCTGCAGTAACTGCGGCAAAACACTTTCCGTGGAAGATCGCCGCTGGTGGGGCGGTGGTTGTTGCTGCGTTGGCTATTCTTTTCGCGTTGAGCGGTTTATTCAATGACCGATCGAATGACGGACTACAGACGGAGAACGGCAACGCTTTCGCTGGAAAAGCCAATCAAAACGTCCCGATCTTTCGAGGTGTCACGGCCGATACGATTCGTTTGGGAACGACGACCGCCTTCAATGGGCCCAACGAAGAACTGGGCCGAAATATGGTCATCGGGATGAAGAGCTACTTCGATAGCGTCAACGACGCGGGAGGAGTGCACGGTCGCCGGATCGAACTCACCGTGCTCGATGACCGGTATGATCCCGATAAAGCGCTGGAAAACATGAAGCAGCTTTTCGAAGATCGTAAGGTCTTTGCTGTGATTGGAAACGTCGGCACGCCCACGGCCAATGTGACGTCGGTTTTTGCCAGCAAGAATGGGCATCTGTTTTTCGCACCGCTTACCGGCGCCAGTTTGCTGCGCGAAGATCCGCCGGACCGGTATATCTTCAACTATCGCGCCAGTTACCAAGACGAGACAGCGGCGCTGGTCAAGTATTTTGTCGAATCGCTCCGTATCGCACCGGAACAGATCGCTGTATTCGCGCAGAATGATGCGTTTGGCGACGACGGATTTGCGGGCGTGGCCCGTGCTGTGAAGCCGTATGACATCGAAGTCGATCAACTGTTGCGTGTTGGTTATGACCGCAATCAGTTTAACATCGACGAAGCAGTTTCTACGATAGTTGATGACAAAAACGACATCCGTGCGATCGTCATGGTCTCGACGTACAAGGTGGCAGCCCGGTTCGTCAAACGGGTGAAGGCTGTGAAACCGGACATGGTGTTCGGTGCGGTCTCCTTTGTCGGCAGCCGCGCTTTTGCCGAGGAATTTCGTGAAAACGGACCGGCGGACGGGGAAGGGGTCATCGTGACACAGGTCGTTCCGCCGTTTATGTCCAATGCGACCGGGGTGTTGGAATATCGCCGGCTGTTGCAAAAATATAACCCCGAATATGAACCGGGGTTCGTCTCGCTGGAAGGATTTATTGCCGCAAGAATCTTCACCGAAGGCCTGCGTCTGGCGGGTCCAGATTTGAACACGGAAACATTGATCGATGCATTGCACCGAATCAACGATCTCGACATCGGGATTGGCCCGATGCTGACCTTCAGTCCCTCACGGCACCAGGCATCAGATCGCGTCTGGGGAACTCGACTCACGAAAGAGGGTGAGTTTGAATCGTTCGATTTGGAATAG
- a CDS encoding protocatechuate 3,4-dioxygenase, translating to MMSSLWKPTRRGMLSTLAFGAVSFSVPGLFAEELAVTAKMGEGPFYPDKMPLDTDNDLLVVNDAITPAIGDITHLSGRVLTASGSPIRNAFVEIWQVDHNGVYIHTDSAGAGNRDTNFQGYGRFLTDAKGQYYFRTVKPVPYPGRTPHIHFGVSKNGRRIFTTQMLIKGEKQNERDGLFRRIDQQARDTVLVDFKPIPDSKIGELAANFDIILGVTAEELEDGSLKAGIGKPQYRGRRGR from the coding sequence ATGATGTCGTCACTTTGGAAACCGACGCGCCGCGGCATGTTGAGTACGTTGGCGTTCGGTGCGGTATCGTTTTCTGTACCGGGCCTGTTTGCTGAAGAATTGGCGGTCACGGCCAAAATGGGCGAAGGCCCGTTTTATCCGGACAAAATGCCATTGGATACCGACAACGACCTGTTGGTGGTCAACGATGCGATCACGCCGGCGATCGGTGATATCACTCATCTGTCGGGCCGCGTTCTCACTGCCAGCGGCTCGCCGATTCGCAATGCGTTTGTGGAAATCTGGCAGGTCGATCACAACGGCGTCTACATCCATACCGATTCGGCGGGGGCCGGGAATCGGGACACGAATTTTCAAGGTTACGGACGGTTTTTGACCGATGCGAAGGGGCAGTATTATTTCCGCACTGTCAAACCGGTTCCCTATCCCGGACGGACGCCGCACATTCACTTTGGCGTTAGTAAAAACGGCCGGCGGATTTTTACCACGCAGATGCTCATCAAAGGCGAAAAGCAGAACGAACGTGACGGCCTGTTTCGCAGAATCGATCAACAGGCCCGCGACACAGTGCTGGTCGATTTCAAACCGATTCCCGATTCGAAAATCGGCGAACTGGCCGCCAACTTCGACATCATTCTGGGAGTGACCGCCGAAGAGCTAGAAGACGGCAGTTTGAAAGCAGGTATCGGGAAGCCTCAATACCGCGGTCGGCGTGGTCGTTAG